From Pirellulales bacterium, one genomic window encodes:
- a CDS encoding PH domain-containing protein → MKQAIAGVIPSQLTEATVTIEWPTIAATGLGRFLGRLYAIRAGFWIFTLGRLVMALTMPIGLLLFFWMLAPGVARRYRLTNRRVIVENGPKVSDALIALVTLWRKGRPSWTAARYVDLDRFNTIEIEVRPGQEWYPAGDLVFKLGNVETLRLTGVGHPDVFRATCLKAHQAYVGVRKAIGAV, encoded by the coding sequence ATGAAACAAGCCATCGCTGGTGTAATTCCCAGCCAATTGACAGAAGCTACCGTTACTATCGAGTGGCCTACCATTGCCGCCACAGGTTTAGGGCGGTTTCTTGGCCGGTTGTATGCAATTCGAGCAGGATTTTGGATATTTACGCTCGGCCGATTAGTAATGGCCCTTACGATGCCAATTGGGTTGCTGCTGTTCTTTTGGATGTTGGCGCCAGGAGTTGCCCGGCGTTATCGGCTCACCAATCGTCGTGTAATTGTGGAGAACGGGCCGAAAGTAAGTGATGCTTTGATCGCACTAGTCACTTTATGGCGAAAAGGACGTCCGTCCTGGACTGCCGCTCGATATGTTGATTTAGATCGTTTCAATACTATTGAAATCGAGGTGCGGCCGGGACAGGAATGGTATCCGGCTGGCGATTTAGTATTTAAGCTCGGAAATGTCGAAACGTTGCGGCTTACGGGAGTGGGGCATCCTGATGTATTTCGTGCGACCTGCCTAAAAGCACATCAGGCTTATGTGGGTGTCCGAAAAGCAATCGGCGCAGTTTAG